Proteins found in one Planctomicrobium piriforme genomic segment:
- a CDS encoding DUF4142 domain-containing protein, giving the protein MLKKLSLPAVVAMSVAGVAFAEPPVQAPREVNQEKSFKVEEQQVHQRANSGQQTGQPVRTQTTVPSQNAQPGVVVTDRQDAQHQGEHLNQHVADCLLLHNQEEINLAKYASEQSKDQRTKDFAAMLIRDHEAWGQKLTQFAGHDHSAAARATTSVQGQQALPVQTPADRRETREELREQGVTNRQARDVVREARDANGKVITGERVEHRAAYAGSAAGDQMYQIARDAVNNCEKLTRAQLSKEQGADFDKAFVGMQIGAHIGMLAQLQAVEPHVTGDLQQVVRDGITATQQHMAKAESLMKELKTEQKR; this is encoded by the coding sequence ATGTTGAAGAAATTGAGTCTGCCCGCCGTCGTTGCCATGTCAGTGGCTGGAGTCGCATTTGCCGAACCCCCGGTTCAGGCCCCGCGGGAAGTGAATCAGGAAAAGAGCTTCAAGGTTGAAGAACAGCAAGTTCACCAGAGAGCGAACTCTGGTCAGCAGACCGGCCAGCCGGTTCGCACCCAGACGACTGTCCCGAGCCAGAATGCTCAGCCAGGAGTGGTGGTGACGGATCGACAGGATGCTCAGCACCAGGGTGAACATCTCAATCAGCACGTTGCCGATTGCCTGCTGCTGCATAACCAGGAAGAGATCAACCTGGCCAAGTACGCTTCAGAACAGTCGAAGGATCAGCGAACGAAAGATTTCGCCGCGATGCTGATTCGCGATCACGAAGCGTGGGGCCAGAAGCTGACCCAGTTTGCCGGCCACGATCATTCTGCGGCAGCCAGAGCGACGACGTCCGTGCAGGGTCAACAGGCGCTGCCGGTCCAGACTCCGGCGGATCGCCGCGAAACCCGTGAAGAACTCCGCGAGCAAGGCGTGACGAACCGTCAGGCTCGTGACGTGGTTCGCGAAGCCCGCGATGCGAACGGCAAGGTTATTACCGGCGAACGAGTCGAACATCGTGCCGCATACGCCGGCAGTGCCGCTGGCGACCAGATGTACCAGATCGCCCGTGACGCGGTGAACAACTGCGAAAAGCTGACCCGTGCTCAGCTCAGCAAAGAACAGGGCGCTGACTTCGACAAGGCGTTTGTCGGAATGCAGATTGGTGCTCACATCGGCATGCTGGCCCAGTTGCAGGCAGTCGAACCGCATGTGACCGGCGACCTGCAACAGGTCGTTCGCGATGGCATCACCGCCACGCAGCAGCACATGGCCAAAGCCGAATCGTTGATGAAAGAACTGAAGACCGAACAGAAGCGCTAA
- a CDS encoding NHL domain-containing protein: MRDVLRGGLTCAVCVLIASAAIAAEVVTIAGNGVKGTAPDGSAAASSSIGEPYGLVVGPDGALYVCEIANHLIRRIDLKTGVMTRVAGQGTAGYSGDGGRARDAMLNEPYEVRFDSHGNMLFVEMKNAVIRKVDAKTGVISTVAGTGKHDFSGDGSPATKAALKQPHSIALDASDNIYICDIGNSRVRKIDAQTGVINTLIGGGKTPPGPDESPIEGLALKGPRAMDFAGDGIFALALREGNAIYRLDLKEKTLKHLAGTGKSGYAGDGGNAKQALLAGPKGVAINAAGDIYFADTESHTVRVVRAATGIVETVTGDGQKGDGPDGSPAGCRLARPHGVCVDGHGNVYIGDSENHRVRMLKVN, from the coding sequence ATGCGGGATGTTCTGCGCGGCGGGCTGACGTGTGCGGTTTGTGTTCTGATTGCTTCGGCGGCGATCGCTGCTGAAGTGGTGACGATTGCTGGAAACGGCGTCAAAGGGACCGCACCTGACGGCAGCGCGGCGGCCTCGTCATCGATCGGTGAGCCGTACGGTCTTGTCGTGGGGCCAGACGGGGCGTTGTACGTCTGCGAGATTGCGAACCATCTGATTCGTCGCATTGACCTCAAGACCGGCGTGATGACCCGGGTCGCCGGGCAGGGAACGGCGGGGTACTCAGGCGACGGCGGTCGAGCTCGTGATGCGATGCTGAACGAACCGTATGAAGTGCGATTCGATTCGCACGGTAATATGCTCTTCGTCGAGATGAAGAACGCTGTGATCCGCAAGGTGGACGCCAAAACCGGAGTCATCTCCACGGTTGCAGGGACCGGAAAGCACGATTTCTCGGGTGATGGCAGCCCGGCGACAAAAGCGGCCCTCAAGCAGCCGCATTCGATTGCTCTCGATGCGAGCGACAACATTTACATCTGCGATATCGGCAATAGCCGCGTGCGAAAGATCGATGCCCAGACCGGCGTCATCAACACATTGATCGGCGGCGGCAAGACACCGCCGGGGCCGGACGAGTCGCCGATTGAAGGACTGGCGCTGAAAGGCCCCCGGGCGATGGACTTCGCAGGCGACGGGATCTTCGCGCTGGCACTGCGGGAAGGGAATGCCATTTATCGGCTCGATCTCAAAGAGAAAACGCTCAAGCATCTCGCAGGGACAGGCAAGAGCGGATATGCAGGGGATGGGGGGAATGCGAAGCAGGCCCTGTTGGCGGGGCCCAAGGGAGTCGCGATCAACGCGGCGGGCGACATCTACTTCGCCGATACGGAGAGCCATACGGTGCGCGTGGTGCGGGCAGCGACTGGGATTGTCGAAACCGTCACCGGTGATGGTCAGAAGGGGGACGGCCCGGATGGGAGCCCTGCCGGATGCCGTCTCGCTCGCCCGCATGGTGTCTGCGTGGATGGGCATGGCAACGTTTACATCGGCGACAGCGAGAACCATCGCGTGCGGATGTTGAAAGTGAATTGA
- a CDS encoding efflux RND transporter periplasmic adaptor subunit encodes MEASTAPTPKSVKHRLLTTATLAGLVGVGYLGHHTGWSFSSQHAHAAPSESHAEPAASLAEKAGPPAAGTAVPNSNLIEFPSVESVRKSGVTTVPLETRAIAELVPATAVVTYDDRQLSRISTKVSGTVYSVQKRSGNAVKKGDLLAVVESLEIGRLKAEFLNNLAFSETRAETLKLLQDASASLPISRVREAELQAREANIRLANAEQTLINLGVPIRAADFKPLSDEQRAEKIHFLGFPETMTSEFNRETATTNLVAIVSPFDGIVISRNASVGEWTEPQQMLFEVADVRNMWLKLDVRKEDAARIRLGQPIVFRPDGMDEEIKCHVSWISTEVNQETRTLQVRADVENPLIADNQNGFEQRLLRANTFGEARIQVRANPSAQVVLQECVQTDTDEDLLFIKQNDFSFQAIPVELGVSDGEYVEVLGELEPGISVAHKGSHVLKSQMVLNRLSAGE; translated from the coding sequence ATGGAAGCTTCGACTGCTCCCACCCCCAAAAGCGTCAAACATCGCCTTCTCACCACTGCAACGCTGGCCGGCCTGGTTGGCGTTGGTTACCTCGGCCATCACACCGGCTGGTCTTTCTCTTCGCAGCATGCCCACGCTGCTCCGTCCGAATCACATGCAGAGCCCGCTGCCTCGCTCGCCGAGAAAGCCGGCCCTCCCGCCGCCGGAACTGCGGTCCCGAACAGCAATCTGATCGAGTTTCCCTCGGTCGAATCGGTTCGCAAGTCGGGCGTCACCACCGTTCCGCTCGAAACCCGGGCCATTGCTGAACTGGTCCCTGCGACTGCAGTCGTCACCTACGACGACCGTCAGTTGTCCCGGATTTCCACAAAGGTCTCCGGCACCGTTTACAGCGTCCAAAAGCGCTCAGGCAACGCCGTCAAAAAAGGAGACTTGCTGGCCGTTGTTGAATCGCTCGAAATCGGTCGTCTCAAGGCCGAATTCTTGAACAATCTCGCCTTCAGCGAAACCCGGGCAGAAACCCTGAAGTTGCTGCAGGATGCCTCTGCTTCGCTCCCCATCAGCCGCGTGCGCGAAGCAGAACTGCAGGCCCGTGAAGCCAATATCCGACTGGCCAATGCGGAACAGACGCTCATCAATCTCGGCGTCCCCATTCGTGCTGCGGATTTCAAACCGCTCTCGGATGAACAACGTGCCGAGAAGATCCACTTCCTCGGCTTCCCCGAGACAATGACTTCGGAATTCAATCGCGAGACTGCCACCACCAACCTCGTCGCCATCGTGTCCCCCTTTGACGGCATTGTGATCTCCCGCAATGCGAGCGTCGGCGAATGGACCGAACCGCAGCAGATGCTGTTCGAAGTGGCCGATGTCCGGAATATGTGGTTGAAGCTCGATGTCCGAAAGGAAGACGCCGCCCGCATTCGTCTCGGGCAGCCCATTGTCTTCCGTCCGGACGGCATGGATGAAGAGATCAAATGCCACGTCTCCTGGATCAGCACTGAAGTGAATCAGGAAACGAGAACTCTCCAGGTGCGAGCCGATGTCGAAAACCCGTTGATCGCTGACAACCAGAATGGCTTCGAACAGCGGCTGCTGCGGGCGAACACCTTCGGCGAAGCCCGGATTCAGGTGCGCGCCAACCCCTCGGCGCAGGTGGTGCTGCAGGAATGCGTGCAGACCGATACCGACGAAGACCTGCTGTTCATCAAGCAGAACGATTTCAGCTTTCAGGCGATTCCCGTCGAACTTGGGGTCTCTGATGGTGAATATGTGGAAGTGCTTGGAGAACTGGAACCGGGGATCTCGGTCGCCCACAAGGGGAGCCACGTTCTCAAGTCCCAGATGGTCCTCAACCGCCTCAGTGCCGGTGAATAA
- a CDS encoding efflux RND transporter permease subunit: protein MLERLITWSLNHRMMVLGGSALIVVIGVVSLRSLNVDAFPDTTPVQIQINTVAPALVPEEIERQITFPVELAMGGMPGLEALRSVSQFGISNVIVTFRDGTNIFLARQLVNERLASVEMPPGLDRPEMGPISTGLGEVFHYLVTNDDQDLMEAKTFHDWTVKPAMRSVPGVAEINSWGGLKKQYQVRLDPNRLAKYDLTFNQVTEAIPKNNLNVGGGNLKQGGDTFVVHGVGRTTSIPEIENIVITATNGVPVRVKDVAEVLISHEMRRGIITANGEGEAVLGLGYMLMGENSYQVTSDLRDRFETVRETLPPGMHMDVVYDRTQLVSRVIETVKKNLFEGAYLVIVILYLLLGNLRAGLIAAASIPLSMMVGFTGMAQAGIAASLLSLGAIDFGVVVDSSVVVIENIMRRLAHHGPVVGKERLKIIRDAAVEVRTPTVFGQVIIMIVYLPILTLEGVEGKMFRPMALTVIFILIGSLLLSLTLTPVLSSFFLPKHVKEEDVWIVKALRWVYAPLLNLMLKFRWIVLVGAAIILAVTLKFALGLGSEFIPRLSEGDLVIGIIRAPGTSLEESADMNTRIEKLLLAKFPDEISHLWSRVGTPEVSTDAGSVEATDLFVSLKPREQWKQARTQSQLVPLLQKEIDDIKGQITWFTQPIEQRINEMVSGVRADVALKLFGEDFDTLIPKGQELYKALASVQGVADLASEQVLGQPILRIEVDQDAIARYGVPAQVVLDLVESVGNKSLGEVVEGQLRFPLVVRLPDDMRKDPEAIGANVVSGPNGERIPLSRLAKISLISGPKMITREWGKRRVTVQCNVRGRDVGSFVAEAQRKIAETVALPPDQFRIEWGGQFENMQRAQKRLSIVVPLALCLILLLLYLTYRDVIDMGLLFLSVPFACVGGVAALMLRELPLSISAAVGFITLSGVSVLNSMVLVSALRLRFRPDEPFLPILRESSLECLRTIAMTALVASVGFVPMAVSEGSGAEVQRPLATVVIGGVMTSTLFTLLVLPALYAIRGTAKVELPPGEAESGHEPPYKPSAHPEPVTQLVGS from the coding sequence ATGTTGGAACGGTTGATTACCTGGTCGCTGAATCATCGGATGATGGTTCTCGGTGGATCGGCGTTGATTGTCGTCATCGGCGTGGTCTCGCTGCGATCGCTGAATGTCGACGCTTTTCCCGACACCACGCCGGTCCAGATTCAGATCAATACCGTCGCTCCGGCACTGGTGCCTGAAGAGATCGAACGGCAGATCACCTTTCCCGTCGAGTTGGCGATGGGCGGGATGCCGGGTCTTGAGGCGCTCCGCTCGGTTTCCCAATTCGGAATTTCGAACGTCATCGTCACCTTCCGCGACGGCACGAACATTTTTCTTGCCCGACAACTCGTCAATGAGCGGCTGGCTTCGGTCGAAATGCCTCCCGGTCTCGACCGGCCTGAAATGGGGCCCATCTCGACGGGCCTCGGCGAAGTCTTCCACTACCTGGTCACCAATGACGACCAGGATCTGATGGAAGCGAAAACCTTTCACGACTGGACGGTGAAGCCTGCCATGCGCTCCGTCCCCGGCGTCGCCGAAATCAACTCCTGGGGTGGACTGAAGAAACAGTATCAGGTGCGTCTCGATCCGAATCGACTCGCCAAGTACGACCTGACGTTCAATCAGGTCACAGAAGCAATTCCCAAAAACAACCTCAACGTCGGCGGGGGCAATCTGAAGCAGGGAGGCGATACATTCGTCGTGCACGGCGTGGGCCGCACGACCTCCATCCCCGAGATCGAAAACATCGTTATTACCGCGACGAATGGCGTGCCTGTGCGGGTCAAAGACGTCGCCGAAGTTCTCATCAGCCACGAAATGCGACGCGGCATCATCACCGCCAACGGCGAGGGGGAAGCAGTTCTCGGCCTGGGCTACATGCTCATGGGGGAAAACAGCTATCAGGTGACGAGCGACCTCCGCGACCGCTTCGAAACTGTCAGGGAAACATTGCCGCCCGGCATGCACATGGACGTGGTCTATGACCGCACCCAACTGGTCAGCCGCGTGATCGAAACAGTGAAGAAGAACCTGTTCGAAGGGGCATACCTGGTCATCGTGATTCTCTACCTGCTGCTCGGAAACCTTCGCGCAGGCTTAATTGCGGCGGCTTCCATCCCCCTGTCCATGATGGTCGGCTTCACCGGCATGGCTCAGGCAGGCATTGCCGCCTCATTGCTCAGTCTCGGTGCAATCGACTTCGGGGTCGTCGTCGACAGCTCGGTGGTCGTGATCGAGAACATCATGCGGCGGCTGGCCCATCACGGACCGGTCGTCGGCAAGGAGCGGCTCAAGATCATTCGCGATGCGGCGGTCGAAGTCCGCACGCCCACCGTGTTCGGTCAGGTCATCATCATGATCGTCTACCTGCCGATCCTCACGCTGGAAGGGGTCGAAGGCAAGATGTTCCGCCCGATGGCCCTGACCGTGATCTTCATCCTGATCGGCTCGCTGCTACTCTCGCTGACTCTGACGCCCGTCCTGTCGAGCTTCTTTCTCCCCAAACATGTGAAAGAAGAAGACGTGTGGATCGTGAAGGCCCTCCGCTGGGTCTATGCCCCGCTTCTGAATCTGATGCTCAAGTTTCGCTGGATCGTTTTGGTGGGGGCCGCGATCATTCTGGCCGTCACGCTGAAGTTCGCCCTCGGTCTGGGATCGGAATTCATACCGCGGCTGTCGGAAGGGGATCTGGTGATCGGGATTATTCGCGCCCCCGGTACCAGCCTCGAAGAATCGGCCGACATGAACACCCGCATCGAGAAACTGCTGCTGGCCAAGTTTCCCGACGAAATCTCTCACCTGTGGAGCCGCGTAGGCACGCCCGAAGTCTCAACTGATGCCGGCAGTGTGGAAGCGACCGATCTGTTCGTATCGCTCAAACCACGCGAGCAATGGAAACAGGCAAGAACCCAATCCCAGCTTGTCCCCCTGCTGCAAAAGGAAATCGACGACATCAAAGGGCAGATCACCTGGTTCACGCAGCCCATCGAGCAGCGCATCAATGAAATGGTTTCCGGCGTTCGGGCCGATGTCGCCCTCAAGCTCTTTGGGGAAGACTTCGACACCCTGATCCCCAAAGGTCAGGAACTCTATAAAGCTCTCGCTTCCGTCCAGGGGGTGGCCGACCTCGCGTCAGAACAAGTGCTCGGGCAGCCGATCCTGCGAATCGAAGTCGATCAGGACGCCATCGCCCGCTACGGCGTCCCGGCGCAAGTTGTTCTCGATCTGGTCGAATCGGTCGGGAACAAATCGCTGGGAGAAGTGGTTGAAGGCCAGTTGCGGTTCCCGCTTGTCGTCCGCTTACCCGACGACATGCGCAAAGATCCCGAAGCCATCGGAGCCAACGTCGTCAGCGGTCCCAATGGCGAACGCATCCCCCTGTCGCGACTCGCCAAAATCAGTCTCATCTCCGGTCCCAAGATGATTACGAGGGAATGGGGCAAACGCCGCGTCACCGTGCAGTGCAACGTCCGCGGTCGCGATGTCGGAAGTTTCGTCGCCGAGGCGCAACGGAAAATTGCTGAGACCGTCGCTCTTCCGCCCGATCAGTTTCGAATCGAATGGGGAGGACAATTTGAGAACATGCAGCGCGCCCAGAAGAGATTGTCGATCGTTGTACCCTTGGCGCTCTGCCTGATTCTGCTGCTGCTGTACCTGACGTATCGCGACGTGATCGACATGGGTCTGCTGTTCCTCAGCGTCCCCTTCGCCTGCGTAGGCGGGGTGGCGGCACTCATGCTGCGGGAACTGCCGTTATCCATTTCCGCGGCGGTCGGCTTCATCACGCTCTCCGGGGTCTCCGTCCTCAACAGCATGGTGCTGGTTTCAGCGCTCCGTCTCCGTTTCCGGCCCGACGAGCCCTTCCTCCCGATCCTGCGGGAATCGTCGCTGGAATGCCTGCGGACCATTGCGATGACCGCTCTCGTCGCGAGCGTCGGCTTCGTCCCGATGGCAGTCAGCGAAGGCTCCGGCGCGGAAGTGCAACGCCCGTTGGCCACGGTGGTGATCGGCGGCGTCATGACGAGTACGCTCTTCACGCTGCTCGTGCTGCCGGCGCTCTACGCAATTCGAGGCACGGCAAAAGTCGAACTTCCGCCAGGCGAAGCCGAATCCGGTCACGAACCGCCGTACAAACCGTCGGCTCATCCCGAACCGGTCACGCAGCTCGTGGGTTCTTGA
- the gcvPA gene encoding aminomethyl-transferring glycine dehydrogenase subunit GcvPA, giving the protein MSYLYSTAEQQQEMLREIGVSSMETLLRQVPDELRLKRDLALPPAMTEMELEQHVRKLAAMNDADRVCFLGGGAYDHFIPAVVDEVTGRGEFYTAYTPYQPEASQGSLQAFFEFQTLICELTGMDVSNASLYEGGTAVSEATFMAMRVNGRESKVAISGGVHPEYRLVVETYLRDLGTEVVTLPVLNGKTDMARAAELIDDKTACLVFQHPNFFGCLEEADALCKLAHSAGALSVASFDPLSLGVLRRPGDYGADIAVAEGQSLGVPLQYGGPYLGLLACQQEFVRKMPGRLITKTIDRDGKECYALGLQTREQHIRRDKATSNICTNQGLLALRATVYMSLLGPQGIREAGELACQKAHYAAKQLCTVPGISLMFDAPFFKEFVLKVTGRSAQQVIKQASAAGFDIGPELSIFPNLTGDASTGLLVAVTESRTKSEIDQLVAALKK; this is encoded by the coding sequence TTGTCTTATCTGTATAGTACTGCCGAGCAGCAGCAGGAGATGCTGCGGGAGATTGGGGTCTCGTCGATGGAAACACTGCTGCGGCAGGTGCCTGACGAGCTGAGGCTGAAACGGGATCTCGCCCTGCCGCCAGCCATGACCGAGATGGAACTCGAACAGCATGTCCGCAAACTTGCGGCCATGAACGACGCCGATCGGGTCTGCTTCCTGGGCGGAGGGGCCTACGACCACTTCATTCCTGCGGTCGTCGATGAGGTGACGGGACGAGGCGAGTTCTATACCGCTTATACGCCGTATCAGCCGGAGGCGAGCCAGGGGTCGTTGCAAGCCTTCTTCGAATTCCAGACCCTGATCTGCGAACTGACGGGCATGGACGTCTCGAACGCCAGCCTGTACGAAGGGGGGACCGCCGTCAGCGAAGCGACCTTCATGGCGATGCGAGTGAATGGCCGCGAAAGCAAGGTCGCGATCTCCGGCGGCGTGCATCCGGAATACCGGCTGGTCGTCGAAACCTACCTCCGCGATCTCGGGACCGAAGTCGTCACGCTGCCAGTCCTGAACGGCAAGACCGACATGGCTCGGGCGGCCGAACTGATCGACGACAAAACCGCCTGCCTGGTGTTCCAGCATCCCAACTTCTTTGGCTGCCTCGAAGAGGCGGACGCCTTGTGCAAGCTGGCGCATAGCGCCGGGGCGCTCTCCGTGGCGTCGTTCGATCCCCTCAGCCTGGGAGTCTTGCGACGGCCGGGCGATTACGGCGCCGACATCGCGGTGGCGGAAGGCCAGTCGCTCGGCGTGCCATTGCAGTACGGCGGACCCTACCTGGGCCTGCTGGCGTGCCAGCAGGAATTCGTCCGGAAGATGCCGGGCCGTTTAATCACAAAGACCATCGATCGCGACGGCAAGGAATGTTACGCGCTCGGACTGCAGACCCGCGAGCAGCACATTCGTCGCGACAAGGCCACCAGTAACATCTGCACGAATCAGGGACTGCTGGCGTTACGGGCGACGGTCTACATGTCACTGCTCGGCCCGCAGGGAATCCGGGAAGCAGGGGAGCTCGCCTGTCAGAAGGCGCATTATGCCGCCAAACAGCTCTGCACCGTGCCGGGGATTTCACTGATGTTTGATGCCCCGTTCTTCAAAGAGTTCGTCCTCAAGGTGACGGGACGATCGGCGCAGCAGGTGATCAAGCAGGCGTCCGCTGCCGGATTCGATATCGGCCCGGAACTTTCCATCTTCCCGAACCTGACCGGCGATGCGAGTACTGGCCTGCTGGTCGCCGTGACCGAGTCTCGAACGAAGAGCGAAATCGACCAACTTGTGGCTGCGTTGAAGAAATAG
- the serS gene encoding serine--tRNA ligase, whose protein sequence is MLDLQFICDNVELIEQNCRARGVKVDLSDLLRLRESRGALITEGDALRHEQKEIAAKIPKASAEERPVFVERGKALKVDVAKNEAALREIEVELRQAQMKIPNLTHPDAPTGGEAESVTVKEWGRKPKFDFKPLDHVEIAKKLDLIDFEAGAKVTGAGFYFLKNEAVLLELALVQYAVEKLRAEGFTLYTTPDLARDEVLEGIGFAPRGNETQIYSVHNTDLSLVATAEITLGGSLRDQILNESELPIKMAGISHCFRTEAGGHGKAVRGIYRVHQFTKVEMFAFTTGDLAVSNAMHAEIVRIEEELFQGLGIPYRMLNIASGDLGGPAYRKFDLEAWMPGRGTEGEYGEVTSASNCTDYQSRRLGTRSKSPERKGTQFVHTLNGTAVACTRAIIAILENYQQADGSVVVPEVLRKWVGVDRIVQKK, encoded by the coding sequence ATGCTCGACCTCCAATTCATCTGTGACAACGTCGAACTCATCGAACAGAACTGCCGTGCCCGCGGGGTGAAGGTCGACCTGTCGGACTTGCTTCGACTCCGGGAATCCAGGGGAGCGCTCATCACCGAAGGGGACGCACTCCGGCACGAGCAGAAAGAAATCGCCGCGAAAATCCCCAAGGCGTCTGCGGAGGAACGCCCTGTCTTTGTCGAACGCGGGAAAGCCCTCAAGGTCGACGTCGCGAAGAACGAAGCGGCGCTGCGTGAGATCGAAGTCGAGCTGCGTCAGGCGCAGATGAAGATTCCCAACCTCACGCACCCGGACGCTCCCACTGGCGGAGAAGCGGAATCGGTCACGGTGAAGGAATGGGGCCGCAAACCCAAGTTTGACTTCAAACCGCTCGACCACGTTGAAATCGCCAAAAAGCTGGACCTCATCGATTTCGAGGCCGGCGCGAAAGTCACCGGTGCAGGCTTCTACTTCCTCAAGAACGAAGCCGTGCTGCTCGAACTGGCGCTTGTGCAGTACGCCGTTGAGAAGCTGCGGGCTGAAGGCTTCACGCTCTACACGACTCCCGACCTGGCTCGTGATGAAGTCCTCGAAGGGATCGGATTTGCCCCGCGCGGCAACGAGACGCAGATCTATTCCGTTCACAACACCGATCTCTCGCTCGTCGCCACTGCTGAGATCACGCTCGGCGGCTCGCTCCGCGATCAGATTCTGAACGAATCCGAACTCCCCATCAAAATGGCGGGGATCTCACACTGCTTCCGCACCGAAGCCGGCGGACACGGCAAAGCGGTCCGCGGGATCTACCGCGTGCATCAGTTCACGAAAGTGGAGATGTTCGCGTTTACGACCGGCGATCTCGCCGTGTCCAATGCCATGCATGCCGAAATCGTCCGCATCGAGGAAGAACTCTTTCAGGGGCTCGGCATTCCTTACCGCATGCTGAATATCGCCTCTGGCGACTTGGGCGGACCGGCCTATCGCAAGTTCGACCTCGAAGCCTGGATGCCGGGCCGCGGCACGGAAGGGGAATACGGGGAAGTCACCTCCGCCTCGAACTGCACCGACTACCAGTCGCGCCGCCTGGGCACTCGCAGCAAATCCCCGGAGCGCAAAGGAACGCAGTTCGTGCATACCCTCAACGGCACGGCCGTTGCCTGCACCCGGGCGATCATCGCAATTCTGGAAAACTACCAACAGGCCGACGGCAGCGTCGTGGTCCCTGAAGTGCTGAGAAAATGGGTCGGCGTCGACCGCATCGTTCAGAAGAAGTGA
- the gcvPB gene encoding aminomethyl-transferring glycine dehydrogenase subunit GcvPB, with the protein MRNTLATRSLFEMSVPGRRAARFPECDVPVQSLDSLLPADQLSKAAPPLPELAEGDVVRHFVNLSTKNMCVDTHFYPLGSCTMKYNPKRHERLAKLHGLGDLHPYHRPEDSQGMLQILFEMQEMLGEIAGLPSVSLQPAAGAQGEFTALLVAAAYFRDRGEKRTKVLFPASAHGTNPASAALAGFECVQLGAAKGGFVDLEELKSKVDSSTAVFMVTNPNTLGLFEKDIAEISKILHDVGGLVYIDGANMNAILGITRPGDFGGDMMHYNVHKTFTGPHGAGGPGSGPIAVRSFLADYLPGPIVTKTQQGTYELTTPAKSVGRVRSFFGNVGILLRGYFYLRTLGGQGLREVSEHALLNANYLRAKLKDVLPVPNGEYCMHEFVASAKKLKDETGITALDICKRLLDYGFHAPTVYFPLVVPEALMIEPTETESKETLDAFVEAIRAIVKEDGDMLHQSPHTTPVRRPDEVAAARNPVLKWTACVKD; encoded by the coding sequence ATGCGAAATACACTCGCCACCCGCTCGTTGTTTGAAATGTCTGTCCCCGGCCGTCGGGCTGCCCGATTTCCGGAATGCGACGTGCCAGTGCAGTCGCTGGACTCACTGCTGCCGGCCGACCAGTTGTCGAAAGCCGCGCCTCCGCTGCCGGAACTGGCAGAAGGGGATGTCGTGCGACACTTCGTCAATCTGTCGACGAAGAACATGTGCGTCGACACGCACTTCTATCCGCTCGGAAGCTGCACGATGAAGTACAACCCCAAGCGGCACGAACGTCTCGCCAAGCTGCATGGCTTGGGAGACCTGCACCCGTATCATCGTCCCGAAGATTCACAGGGGATGCTGCAGATCCTGTTCGAGATGCAGGAGATGCTGGGCGAGATCGCAGGCTTGCCCTCGGTTTCGCTGCAGCCGGCGGCTGGTGCGCAAGGCGAGTTCACTGCACTGCTGGTGGCCGCGGCTTACTTCCGCGATCGTGGAGAGAAGCGAACCAAGGTGTTATTCCCGGCGAGTGCACATGGCACCAATCCGGCGAGTGCTGCTCTGGCAGGGTTTGAGTGCGTTCAGCTCGGTGCGGCGAAGGGGGGCTTTGTCGACCTCGAAGAACTGAAGTCCAAAGTCGACAGCTCAACCGCCGTGTTCATGGTGACCAATCCCAACACGCTCGGCTTGTTCGAGAAAGACATTGCCGAGATTTCGAAGATCCTGCACGACGTGGGGGGGCTCGTCTATATCGACGGGGCCAACATGAACGCGATTCTGGGCATCACCCGACCAGGCGATTTCGGCGGGGACATGATGCACTACAACGTTCACAAGACGTTCACCGGCCCGCACGGCGCCGGAGGGCCGGGGTCGGGACCGATTGCGGTTCGCTCGTTCCTGGCGGATTACCTGCCGGGTCCCATCGTCACCAAAACGCAGCAGGGAACATACGAACTGACCACGCCGGCCAAGTCGGTCGGTCGGGTGCGGTCCTTCTTCGGAAACGTCGGCATTCTGCTGCGAGGCTACTTCTATCTCCGCACGCTGGGAGGCCAGGGTCTGCGGGAAGTTTCCGAGCATGCATTGCTCAACGCCAACTATCTACGGGCGAAGCTGAAAGACGTGTTGCCCGTCCCCAATGGGGAATACTGCATGCACGAATTCGTCGCCTCGGCGAAGAAGCTGAAGGATGAGACAGGCATCACTGCCCTCGACATCTGCAAACGGCTGCTCGACTATGGCTTCCACGCGCCCACGGTGTACTTCCCGCTGGTGGTGCCGGAAGCATTGATGATCGAGCCGACCGAAACCGAGTCGAAAGAAACGCTCGATGCCTTCGTGGAAGCGATTCGAGCCATCGTAAAAGAAGACGGCGACATGCTGCACCAGTCGCCGCACACCACGCCCGTCCGCCGTCCCGACGAAGTCGCTGCGGCGCGAAATCCGGTGCTGAAGTGGACTGCGTGCGTGAAAGACTAA